A DNA window from uncultured Methanoregula sp. contains the following coding sequences:
- a CDS encoding response regulator translates to MLSVLYVDDDPLLLDVGKLFLEQSGAFQVEILSSTAEALEKIRTNNYDAVISDYQMPEMDGIQFLKAVREQYPHLPFIIFTGKGREEIVIEALNNGADHYLQKGGDPRSQFAELKHNIERAVERKRTHDTILHLNRLNAVLSSTNRAVVRIRNREALLNETCRIAVEEGKFLMAWIGMIDMKTRTVNPVAACGYVDGYLNTLSISVDNIPCSMGLTGTAIREGRTIISNDIDSDPRMAHCRDEAAKRGYRSSASIPLHCDKKMLGAVRFYSGEKDFFNDKETHLLEDLVADICFALEMLEVKRS, encoded by the coding sequence ATGCTTTCGGTCCTGTATGTTGATGACGACCCGCTGCTCCTTGACGTGGGAAAACTTTTTCTTGAGCAGTCGGGTGCATTCCAGGTCGAGATTCTCTCATCGACAGCAGAAGCTCTGGAAAAGATCCGGACAAACAACTACGATGCGGTCATCTCCGATTACCAGATGCCGGAAATGGACGGGATCCAGTTCCTCAAAGCCGTGAGGGAGCAATACCCGCACCTCCCGTTCATTATTTTTACCGGGAAAGGAAGGGAGGAGATCGTGATCGAGGCGCTGAACAACGGGGCGGATCATTATCTCCAGAAAGGTGGAGATCCAAGGTCCCAGTTTGCCGAGCTGAAACATAACATCGAGCGGGCGGTAGAACGGAAACGTACCCACGACACGATCCTTCACCTGAACCGGCTGAATGCCGTGTTGTCCAGTACCAACCGTGCCGTTGTCCGGATCCGTAACCGGGAAGCCCTTCTCAACGAAACCTGCAGGATTGCTGTTGAAGAAGGAAAATTCCTCATGGCCTGGATCGGGATGATCGACATGAAGACCCGGACGGTCAACCCCGTTGCGGCCTGCGGGTACGTTGACGGATACCTAAATACGCTCTCGATCAGTGTCGACAACATACCCTGTAGTATGGGCCTGACCGGAACCGCCATCCGGGAAGGCCGTACAATAATCAGCAATGATATTGATTCCGATCCACGGATGGCTCACTGCCGCGATGAAGCCGCAAAACGGGGCTACCGTTCTTCCGCAAGCATTCCCCTGCACTGTGATAAAAAAATGCTGGGTGCAGTACGGTTTTACTCCGGGGAGAAGGATTTTTTCAATGACAAAGAAACCCATTTGCTGGAAGACCTGGTTGCCGACATCTGTTTTGCCCTTGAGATGCTGGAAGTAAAAAGATCCTGA
- a CDS encoding CRISPR-associated endonuclease Cas6, with protein MNLRIFTLQLEPENPIAFSIESLRSFFNKELLAYIALRNDREGFIHRYPAVQCKIVKGELMALGIAQGADFLHQLANGPAMGTGPDTCRVTGRDPAVREEPFGIAAEPETYEFQTAWLALNQQNAKKFYNLKGKPERDAFMQKILLSNLATLAKSLDCPLTSPITCETKVRFKRERIDRENMIVFYGKFRTNLSLPDYLGIGQSLSQGYGTVRRLEPEIQLAETGSAD; from the coding sequence ATGAACCTCCGCATCTTCACCCTCCAGCTCGAACCGGAGAACCCGATAGCGTTCTCCATCGAGAGTCTCCGCTCCTTCTTCAACAAGGAGTTGCTGGCGTACATCGCGCTCAGGAATGACCGCGAAGGGTTCATCCACCGGTATCCCGCGGTCCAGTGCAAGATTGTGAAGGGCGAACTCATGGCTCTCGGGATAGCGCAGGGAGCGGACTTCCTGCACCAGCTCGCAAACGGCCCGGCCATGGGAACCGGTCCGGACACCTGCAGGGTCACCGGCCGGGACCCGGCAGTGAGAGAAGAACCGTTCGGGATTGCGGCCGAACCTGAAACCTACGAGTTCCAGACCGCGTGGCTTGCGCTCAACCAGCAGAACGCAAAGAAGTTCTACAATCTCAAGGGCAAACCCGAACGGGATGCCTTCATGCAGAAAATTCTCCTCTCCAACCTTGCCACCCTTGCAAAATCGCTGGACTGTCCTCTCACATCCCCGATAACCTGCGAAACGAAAGTCCGGTTCAAACGGGAGCGGATCGACCGGGAGAACATGATCGTCTTTTACGGCAAGTTCAGGACCAATCTTTCCCTTCCGGACTACCTGGGGATCGGCCAGTCCCTCTCGCAGGGCTATGGCACGGTCCGCAGGCTGGAGCCGGAGATCCAGCTTGCCGAGACCGGGTCCGCTGATTAA
- a CDS encoding methyl-accepting chemotaxis protein, whose translation MEKRDTGPFLNQSQNPDQLEDICEKNSRPTLIVDEELRIVRANAAFTRLSGIDSDSVFKMKYADLPFVSRAGDRLEAAIAEIQCSFARITLRFRTGTYILEEQGIPFPKTPGFPCGLLLVLRDITPDVRKAEAQAGAYAKLQHDYGERVKEQTLFYATAKLIQDDSDAPSAILQKIVRLIPPGWQYPEICEARITFPEIDVRSSGYREVPWKQQAEFITRDGSRGVIEVVYLSEKPFEAEGPFLAEERNLINSLAEMLKTYLDRKISERDLQKKYHEQEKLLHDYGERVKEQTLFYATAKLIQDDSKKWEQILDTIVQLIPPGWQYPDVCAARIQFEDIVVTTPNFVDTRWKQSAEFLVKGKKRGILDIVYLVEKPFEAEGPFLAEERNLINSLAEMLKTYLDRKISEQELDTRYHEQEKLLHDYGERVKEQTLFYATARLIQDDSKKYEQILDKIVQLIPPGWQYPEVCAARILFGDIVVTTPNFVNTPWKQSAEFLVKGGKRGILDIVYLEEKPSEAEGPFLAEERNLINSLAEMLKTYLDRKVSEQELDTRYHEIMEVRHYMEQEVAGLSAVYARMGEGDLTLRYDLNPPNEHTRATHDQLLKMRDAVQGIIDSLRKNIRSVNTEMESLTSSAGTTVRSIQVASGGIGSIARNSQLVSTNAGKVSNGIEQILHEVGDLSASVEEITASMEQVSSLSLQATNLSREGARLAGGAEQNMEEIARSTQKTSGIVLTIDHKMADISKIVELIRDIANQTNLLALNAAIEAARAGDAGRGFAVVAAEVKNLAQESKRSAEQIEGMIESLKGEAANAASAMGETQTVVQRGSSAVSETLHSFSRIAADIEKVASSAKEVASATGDQASTTSRITGSVNEIAELIRATAFEAEESASSTGKLSVAVGDISRMVEQVNTIAQSALGANLRFRV comes from the coding sequence ATGGAAAAACGCGATACAGGACCGTTCCTGAATCAGTCACAGAACCCGGACCAGCTCGAGGATATCTGTGAAAAAAACTCCCGGCCTACGTTGATCGTTGACGAAGAGTTACGCATTGTCCGTGCAAATGCTGCGTTTACCCGTTTGAGCGGGATTGACAGTGACTCGGTCTTCAAGATGAAGTACGCGGATCTCCCGTTCGTCTCCCGGGCCGGGGACCGGCTGGAAGCAGCGATTGCAGAGATACAGTGCAGCTTTGCCAGGATCACGCTGCGCTTCCGCACAGGAACATATATCCTGGAAGAGCAGGGTATCCCGTTTCCGAAAACCCCTGGCTTTCCATGCGGATTGCTCCTGGTACTTCGGGATATTACCCCTGATGTGAGGAAGGCAGAAGCGCAGGCAGGAGCCTATGCAAAACTGCAGCACGATTATGGCGAACGGGTCAAAGAGCAGACGCTCTTCTATGCTACCGCAAAACTGATCCAGGACGACTCGGATGCTCCGTCCGCAATCCTCCAGAAGATTGTCCGGCTCATACCGCCCGGGTGGCAGTACCCCGAGATCTGCGAAGCCCGCATCACGTTTCCGGAAATTGACGTCAGATCTTCCGGGTACCGGGAAGTTCCCTGGAAACAGCAGGCCGAATTCATAACCCGTGACGGGAGCCGGGGAGTAATCGAAGTCGTCTACCTTTCTGAAAAACCATTCGAAGCAGAAGGACCATTCCTGGCAGAGGAACGGAACCTGATCAATTCTCTGGCTGAGATGCTCAAGACTTATCTTGACCGGAAGATTAGTGAGCGGGATCTGCAGAAAAAATACCATGAGCAGGAAAAACTGCTCCATGATTATGGCGAACGCGTCAAAGAGCAGACGCTCTTCTATGCTACTGCAAAACTGATCCAGGACGATTCGAAAAAATGGGAACAGATCCTCGACACGATCGTCCAGCTCATCCCGCCCGGGTGGCAGTACCCCGATGTCTGTGCAGCACGGATTCAGTTTGAGGATATCGTGGTGACCACCCCGAATTTTGTCGATACACGGTGGAAACAGTCAGCTGAATTTCTCGTAAAAGGCAAAAAACGCGGAATTCTGGATATCGTCTATCTTGTGGAAAAACCGTTCGAAGCAGAAGGACCGTTCCTGGCTGAAGAACGGAACCTGATCAATTCTCTGGCTGAGATGCTCAAGACCTACCTGGACCGGAAGATAAGCGAGCAGGAACTCGACACCCGGTACCATGAGCAGGAAAAACTGCTCCATGATTATGGCGAACGCGTCAAGGAACAGACGCTCTTTTACGCAACCGCACGGCTCATCCAGGATGATTCAAAAAAATATGAACAGATTCTCGACAAGATAGTCCAGCTCATCCCGCCCGGATGGCAGTACCCCGAAGTCTGTGCTGCCCGGATATTGTTCGGGGATATCGTGGTAACTACGCCGAACTTTGTAAATACCCCGTGGAAACAGTCAGCGGAATTTCTCGTAAAAGGAGGAAAACGGGGGATCCTGGATATTGTCTATCTTGAGGAGAAACCATCCGAGGCGGAAGGACCGTTCCTGGCAGAGGAACGGAACCTGATCAATTCTCTGGCTGAGATGCTCAAGACCTATCTTGACCGGAAAGTAAGCGAACAGGAACTCGACACCCGGTACCATGAGATCATGGAAGTCCGGCACTACATGGAGCAGGAAGTGGCGGGCCTTTCCGCAGTGTATGCAAGGATGGGAGAAGGCGACCTCACGCTCCGGTACGATCTGAACCCACCAAACGAACACACCCGGGCCACCCATGACCAGCTCCTCAAGATGCGGGATGCAGTCCAGGGAATCATCGACAGCCTCCGTAAAAATATCCGGAGTGTGAACACAGAGATGGAATCCCTGACATCCTCTGCCGGTACAACGGTCCGGAGCATCCAGGTGGCTTCGGGAGGAATCGGGAGCATTGCACGGAATTCTCAGCTGGTCAGCACCAATGCCGGGAAAGTCTCGAACGGCATCGAACAGATCCTCCATGAGGTAGGAGACCTCAGTGCATCCGTCGAGGAGATCACGGCCAGCATGGAACAGGTCTCGTCCCTCTCACTGCAGGCAACCAATCTTTCCCGGGAAGGTGCACGCCTTGCCGGGGGTGCAGAACAGAACATGGAGGAGATCGCCAGATCAACCCAGAAGACATCCGGGATTGTCTTAACAATCGATCACAAAATGGCAGATATCTCAAAAATTGTCGAACTCATCCGGGATATCGCAAACCAGACAAACCTCCTGGCCCTGAATGCAGCGATCGAAGCTGCCAGAGCCGGTGATGCCGGGCGAGGGTTTGCGGTAGTTGCCGCCGAAGTCAAAAACCTTGCCCAGGAATCAAAACGGTCCGCGGAGCAGATCGAGGGGATGATTGAGAGCCTCAAAGGAGAAGCAGCTAACGCTGCTTCTGCAATGGGAGAGACCCAGACCGTGGTTCAGCGGGGTTCATCCGCAGTCTCCGAGACCCTGCATTCCTTCAGCCGGATTGCTGCCGATATAGAAAAAGTCGCATCGAGCGCAAAAGAAGTTGCATCGGCCACCGGGGATCAGGCTTCAACCACGAGCAGGATTACCGGAAGCGTGAACGAGATTGCAGAACTGATACGGGCAACAGCTTTTGAAGCTGAAGAGTCCGCCTCGTCAACCGGAAAACTATCGGTTGCCGTTGGCGACATATCCCGCATGGTTGAGCAGGTCAATACCATTGCCCAGTCCGCTCTCGGGGCAAACCTGAGGTTCCGTGTATGA
- a CDS encoding GNAT family N-acetyltransferase — translation MITLRELQAGDSAVIKAWPPYPPDCTELDYALRNGGWLDEYAGKAGTEILVAMDGESIAGFSVLEREPGRRAEFRIAVHPEKLGQGLGKTIALLTLAHGFSDPGIDVIRLIVRKSNPRAQHLYSFLKFRSTGECTEEVQGNMVEFYTMEIDRETFREAKRS, via the coding sequence ATGATAACGCTCAGGGAACTCCAGGCCGGAGATAGTGCCGTCATCAAGGCGTGGCCCCCGTACCCGCCGGACTGTACGGAGCTCGACTATGCGCTCCGGAACGGCGGCTGGCTCGATGAGTACGCAGGAAAAGCGGGAACCGAGATCCTCGTTGCCATGGATGGCGAATCCATCGCAGGCTTCTCGGTGCTCGAGCGGGAGCCGGGCCGGCGGGCCGAGTTCCGGATCGCGGTCCACCCGGAGAAACTCGGGCAGGGCCTCGGGAAGACGATCGCGCTCCTCACCCTTGCCCACGGGTTCTCCGATCCCGGCATTGATGTTATCCGGCTCATTGTCCGGAAGAGCAATCCCCGGGCGCAGCACCTGTACAGCTTCCTGAAGTTCAGGAGCACAGGAGAATGTACCGAGGAAGTCCAGGGAAATATGGTGGAATTCTACACAATGGAGATAGACCGGGAAACGTTCCGGGAGGCGAAGAGATCATGA
- the ade gene encoding adenine deaminase gives MPPFSKNLLDAARGLVPADLVLHNARIFNAFTCTWDKGSLAVTDGRILGMGEYQGKEERDLEGQYIVPGLIDAHVHIESSLLAPKEYARLVALHGTTTVIADPHEIANVAGTEGLEFMLAERDGADIDIQYMLPSCVPATPLDVGGAVLDASAHSRFARRQGVTGLGEMMNFPGVLAGDEEIGKKLGLFRIRDGHAPFLTGRDLNAYILAGPDSDHECTNRAEAEEKLGKGMYIYIREGSTEHNIAELVPVVTPITVSRCCFATDDCHADLLVRDGHIDRCIRKAIACGLSPELAIRMATLSAAERFGLADRGALAPGRRADFCIVDSPQTFVVQQVFRTGRPVSAGRPTTPTHISTKVQCVPPSVEDIRIADHGTARVIGLVPHQILTELLQIEIADPDAPDFDRDILKVVVCNRYGKTMRGVGLVHGFKFRQGAIACSISHDAHNIVAAGTSDAEICAAIKAVVAAGGAMAAVAGPSTTVLPLDCAGLMSTLPYEEVSRRLGQLNEATGRMGGIEDPFMYLSFLALTVIPNLRITDRGIFDARGFRDVPLFVRDEELKHR, from the coding sequence ATGCCCCCGTTCTCAAAAAATCTTCTTGATGCAGCCCGCGGGCTCGTCCCGGCGGATCTGGTTCTCCACAATGCCCGGATATTCAATGCCTTCACCTGCACGTGGGACAAGGGATCCCTTGCTGTCACCGACGGCAGGATCCTGGGGATGGGTGAATACCAGGGAAAGGAGGAGCGGGATCTTGAGGGACAGTACATTGTCCCGGGACTCATCGACGCCCATGTCCATATCGAGAGCTCGCTTCTCGCCCCGAAAGAGTACGCCCGCCTGGTTGCACTGCATGGCACGACCACGGTCATTGCTGACCCGCACGAGATTGCCAATGTTGCCGGTACCGAAGGACTTGAGTTCATGTTGGCCGAACGCGATGGTGCAGATATTGATATCCAGTACATGCTCCCATCGTGTGTCCCGGCAACTCCGCTCGATGTGGGGGGTGCCGTGCTGGATGCATCTGCACACTCCCGGTTCGCCCGGCGGCAGGGTGTAACCGGCCTGGGCGAGATGATGAATTTCCCGGGAGTGCTTGCCGGTGATGAGGAGATAGGAAAGAAACTTGGACTCTTCAGGATCCGGGACGGCCATGCCCCGTTCCTCACCGGCAGGGATCTCAACGCCTACATCCTTGCCGGCCCGGACAGTGATCATGAATGTACGAACCGGGCCGAGGCCGAGGAGAAACTCGGGAAGGGGATGTATATCTATATCCGCGAAGGCTCGACCGAGCATAATATAGCCGAACTCGTACCGGTCGTCACTCCCATAACGGTCTCCCGCTGCTGTTTTGCAACGGATGACTGCCACGCCGATTTGCTGGTGCGGGACGGGCACATCGACCGCTGCATCCGGAAGGCCATCGCGTGCGGGCTCTCACCGGAACTCGCGATCCGTATGGCAACGCTCTCGGCTGCCGAGCGGTTCGGGCTCGCTGACCGGGGTGCACTGGCCCCGGGAAGGCGTGCGGATTTCTGCATTGTTGATTCCCCACAGACGTTTGTGGTGCAGCAGGTGTTCCGGACCGGCAGGCCCGTTTCCGCAGGCCGGCCAACAACGCCCACGCATATCAGCACAAAAGTACAATGTGTTCCTCCATCTGTGGAGGACATACGGATCGCTGATCACGGGACTGCACGGGTTATCGGCCTTGTTCCTCACCAGATCCTCACCGAGTTGCTGCAAATCGAGATCGCGGATCCGGATGCTCCGGATTTCGATCGGGACATCCTCAAAGTCGTGGTCTGCAACCGGTACGGGAAGACTATGCGGGGAGTCGGTCTTGTCCATGGTTTTAAGTTCCGGCAGGGTGCGATTGCCTGCAGCATCTCGCACGATGCCCATAATATTGTTGCAGCCGGCACGAGCGATGCGGAGATCTGCGCTGCCATCAAAGCGGTGGTAGCGGCAGGAGGTGCCATGGCCGCAGTTGCCGGGCCGTCAACAACCGTGCTCCCCCTCGACTGTGCCGGGCTGATGTCAACGCTCCCCTATGAGGAAGTTTCCCGGCGGCTCGGGCAGCTGAACGAGGCCACCGGCCGTATGGGCGGGATTGAGGATCCGTTCATGTACCTCTCGTTTCTGGCCCTGACGGTGATTCCCAACCTCCGGATCACCGACCGGGGGATCTTCGATGCTCGCGGGTTCCGGGACGTGCCGCTGTTTGTCCGGGACGAGGAATTGAAGCACCGGTAA
- a CDS encoding winged helix-turn-helix transcriptional regulator, whose protein sequence is MDDDHYAILITLAVILAAMLLSPWSGLIDNGYVVTPATEEDIRNAEPLETVQVSFWELPPRVMLISVVLGLCPLIACPIEFFFFLKIFSYLGYRKIASASVLDSATRRQIYDTIFENPGIFFNDILRIAGLKRSTLQYHLAVLKFTDKIVAFNTRGDVRYFENSGRYSVTEQKVLRSLRNVREREIFECLLDDPAITRNDLMKRLKISGPTVSWHTGRLSDDGLLAVTRDGKQMRYALPPEVQQFLEKYLASRNAGPGQGPGPG, encoded by the coding sequence ATGGATGACGACCATTATGCGATCCTGATCACGCTCGCCGTCATTCTTGCAGCAATGCTCCTCTCGCCCTGGTCGGGCCTCATCGACAACGGGTATGTCGTCACCCCCGCAACGGAAGAAGATATCCGGAACGCCGAACCGCTTGAGACCGTCCAGGTCTCGTTCTGGGAGCTGCCCCCGAGAGTCATGCTCATATCGGTCGTCCTTGGCCTCTGCCCGCTCATCGCCTGCCCCATCGAGTTCTTCTTCTTTCTCAAGATCTTTTCGTACCTCGGGTACCGGAAGATCGCTTCAGCAAGCGTCCTGGATTCTGCAACCCGCCGGCAGATCTATGATACGATCTTTGAAAACCCGGGGATCTTCTTCAATGACATCCTGCGGATCGCCGGCCTGAAGCGCTCAACACTCCAGTACCATCTCGCGGTGCTGAAGTTCACGGACAAGATAGTTGCCTTCAATACCCGGGGGGATGTTCGGTATTTCGAGAACTCCGGCCGGTATTCCGTTACCGAGCAGAAAGTCCTGCGCAGCCTGCGCAACGTGCGGGAGCGGGAGATCTTCGAATGCCTTCTGGACGATCCTGCCATCACCCGGAACGATCTCATGAAGCGCCTGAAGATCAGCGGTCCAACCGTCTCGTGGCACACGGGGCGATTGTCTGACGACGGGCTCCTTGCAGTGACCCGGGACGGAAAACAGATGCGCTATGCCCTGCCCCCGGAAGTGCAGCAGTTCCTGGAAAAGTACCTGGCATCCCGGAACGCCGGGCCGGGCCAGGGACCGGGCCCCGGATGA
- a CDS encoding cysteine hydrolase family protein, with translation MKQALLVIDVQNEYFTGKLPVTYPAGSFENIQKAMDWAHTSRVPIAMIQHANLAPESPAFRKGSAGWELHDEIKRRHADILIEKTLPGSFTGTGLEKWLEDLDIDTVTIAGYMTQMCCDTTARQAFHRGYAVNFLSDATGTLAINNAAGSISDADLHKAILITQQMRFSRVIRTDEWIMGL, from the coding sequence ATGAAACAGGCATTGCTGGTCATCGATGTCCAGAACGAGTACTTTACCGGGAAACTCCCGGTCACGTATCCCGCGGGAAGTTTTGAGAATATCCAAAAAGCCATGGACTGGGCGCACACGTCCCGCGTGCCGATCGCGATGATCCAGCACGCGAATCTTGCCCCGGAATCCCCGGCCTTCAGGAAAGGATCGGCGGGGTGGGAACTCCACGATGAGATCAAGCGCCGGCACGCCGATATCCTGATCGAGAAGACCCTGCCCGGGAGTTTCACCGGCACGGGCCTTGAGAAATGGCTCGAAGACCTGGACATCGACACGGTCACGATCGCCGGCTACATGACCCAGATGTGCTGCGACACCACCGCCCGGCAGGCGTTCCACCGGGGATATGCCGTGAACTTCCTCTCCGATGCCACTGGAACGCTTGCGATCAACAATGCTGCCGGCAGCATCAGCGATGCCGATCTCCACAAGGCAATCCTCATCACCCAGCAGATGCGGTTCTCGCGGGTCATCAGGACCGACGAATGGATCATGGGACTCTGA
- a CDS encoding DMT family transporter, with protein sequence MYWALLAGIGACTNAAYYIVNRQFLRRIDPDILAASGFLFGAVFLLSLSMAKGIPQTGPLFLPAICITAGINILATLLTFRALTSTDISLAVPMISFTPIFLIGTSALILHEIPSFVGIAGIVIVVAGSYILNTSEAHTRLADPFRSMAAHPGVLAMLAVSFLYAVAVNFDKMGVQNSDPVFGAGVTMLLIGAAFVPIALYRRRRNRSRIAQLLSGKPASRPIVVFPFRRREATVAGILVGFLITLEAVTINSAYTEQIAPYVIAIKRMSILLIVLYGTLVFHEKELVRRLAGAGIMVFGAALILVFP encoded by the coding sequence ATGTACTGGGCTCTTCTTGCGGGAATCGGTGCATGCACCAATGCTGCGTACTACATAGTGAACCGGCAGTTTCTCCGGCGGATCGATCCTGATATTCTTGCCGCGTCCGGTTTTCTCTTCGGGGCAGTCTTCCTGCTCTCCCTGTCTATGGCAAAAGGGATCCCACAGACCGGCCCGCTCTTCCTGCCGGCCATCTGCATAACTGCAGGCATCAATATTCTTGCAACCCTCCTCACGTTCCGTGCGCTCACCTCCACCGACATCTCGCTTGCCGTACCGATGATCTCGTTCACGCCCATCTTCCTGATCGGGACGTCCGCTCTCATCCTCCACGAAATCCCGTCGTTTGTCGGGATTGCAGGGATAGTCATTGTCGTTGCCGGCTCCTATATCCTGAACACTTCTGAGGCGCACACCCGCCTTGCCGACCCGTTCCGCTCCATGGCAGCCCACCCGGGGGTCCTTGCCATGCTCGCGGTCTCGTTCCTGTACGCGGTTGCGGTCAATTTCGACAAGATGGGCGTCCAGAACTCGGATCCCGTTTTCGGCGCCGGTGTAACCATGCTCCTTATCGGTGCGGCGTTTGTCCCGATCGCCCTTTACCGCCGGCGCAGGAACCGGAGCCGGATTGCCCAGCTCCTGTCCGGCAAACCTGCCTCCCGGCCCATCGTGGTCTTCCCCTTCCGGAGGAGAGAGGCAACTGTTGCGGGAATCCTCGTCGGGTTCCTGATAACTCTGGAGGCAGTTACGATCAATTCAGCGTACACGGAACAGATTGCCCCGTACGTTATTGCGATCAAGCGGATGAGCATCCTCCTCATCGTGCTGTACGGAACCCTTGTGTTCCATGAGAAAGAGCTGGTGCGCCGCCTGGCCGGCGCAGGGATCATGGTCTTTGGGGCGGCCTTGATCCTGGTCTTTCCGTAA
- the eif1A gene encoding translation initiation factor eIF-1A, with protein sequence MSFHKRNDAASDPNAVNPDGSPVARVRLPKKWNREQFALAELMLGANHIRVQCMDGITRMGRIKGKMKKRAWIREGDTVLVVPWSFQDEKCDIIFRYLKPQTDWLRKNRYI encoded by the coding sequence ATGAGTTTTCACAAAAGAAATGATGCAGCGTCAGATCCGAATGCAGTAAACCCCGATGGCAGCCCTGTTGCCCGGGTACGACTGCCGAAAAAATGGAACAGGGAACAGTTCGCTCTTGCCGAGTTGATGCTCGGCGCAAATCACATCCGCGTCCAGTGCATGGACGGAATCACCCGCATGGGCCGGATCAAGGGAAAGATGAAAAAACGGGCCTGGATCCGCGAAGGCGACACGGTCCTTGTCGTCCCCTGGAGTTTCCAGGACGAGAAATGCGATATTATCTTCCGGTACCTCAAACCGCAGACCGACTGGCTGCGGAAAAACCGGTACATTTAA
- a CDS encoding AAA family ATPase → MTFSHHKGGTGKTTSCLNIAGFCARGGKKVLVVDCDPQANATTGLGVTLSDSDRNMYDVFLSGIEDFPETRIVDIIKQTESGIYLAPSHLDLVGADPYLYRIPDRAGILKEALSRVRESYDFILIDTPPSMGQLVINGLYAADRIIVTLDSGTFALDGIGTMNTIFGDIRDGLGKEIHPDMAIVTRWGEGIPPVNVGEVPAGQNDFMSRIWNLFYKKPEPTPAEQEAKKERAAEHERLEAMLGEIRKRFPSVYTVPFSPAVYESQKRGLPLSQCAPDSSAGQAYKTITDDVMKWI, encoded by the coding sequence ATTACTTTTTCCCATCACAAAGGCGGAACCGGCAAAACTACCTCCTGTCTGAACATTGCCGGGTTCTGTGCCCGCGGAGGAAAAAAAGTACTGGTCGTGGACTGCGATCCCCAGGCAAATGCCACAACGGGCCTTGGCGTCACTCTTTCCGATTCCGATCGGAACATGTACGACGTCTTCCTGAGCGGGATCGAGGATTTTCCTGAAACCCGGATTGTCGATATCATCAAGCAGACGGAGTCGGGAATCTATCTGGCCCCTTCCCACCTGGACCTTGTGGGGGCAGATCCCTATTTATATCGCATACCCGACCGGGCTGGCATCCTGAAAGAAGCCCTCTCCCGGGTCAGGGAATCGTATGACTTTATCCTCATCGATACGCCCCCGAGCATGGGCCAGCTGGTCATCAACGGGCTCTATGCAGCAGATCGTATCATTGTCACCCTCGATTCGGGAACCTTTGCCCTGGACGGGATCGGGACCATGAATACGATCTTCGGGGATATCAGGGATGGTCTGGGAAAAGAGATTCACCCGGATATGGCGATTGTCACCCGCTGGGGTGAGGGGATCCCCCCGGTGAACGTGGGAGAGGTGCCTGCCGGGCAGAACGATTTCATGTCGCGTATTTGGAATCTTTTTTACAAAAAACCCGAACCCACACCTGCCGAACAGGAAGCAAAGAAGGAACGGGCAGCTGAGCATGAACGCCTGGAAGCAATGCTTGGCGAGATCCGCAAGCGTTTCCCCAGCGTATATACTGTTCCGTTCTCTCCTGCCGTATACGAATCCCAGAAACGCGGCCTTCCCTTATCTCAATGTGCTCCCGACAGCAGTGCAGGTCAGGCCTACAAAACCATAACGGATGACGTGATGAAATGGATCTGA